The following proteins are encoded in a genomic region of Cataglyphis hispanica isolate Lineage 1 chromosome 1, ULB_Chis1_1.0, whole genome shotgun sequence:
- the LOC126851660 gene encoding WD repeat-containing protein 7 isoform X11 codes for MTAGTSLVVPIVLWGRIAPTHCISCVYLSRDQKTLVTGCYDGQICLWQVDPETLKMTPRCLLVGHTAPIMCLSRASVIMEQNFIVSSSESGEMCTWDLVDGKCREAVKLNSVHTQMLPYVSAGGEDVRLFCSGYYPEVLVMDPFSLEVLFTLSSRVNPDWISALHVLRPAKRKDDVVLALTTTGTVKVWTLLGHENRNSEPLYEHESKQIRCLNALAMTCCPYNQRTVLIVCSKYWQIFDAGDFSVLCSVTAPRGERWMAGDFLAADRVILWSDEGHGYLYKLPANSVADNKNFHSASAEYDQPYLYCTLTQPGDKPLSCPPAMRLVTVQRQNKTLKYLLRGDSEGVVILWTVPEMTTQQLVQISQNDGSTPPALPPTVKTSLTAAWDAMKPPPVGILDQLDSGDGQGIKLTACIYLPQQSRLVVGREDGSIIIVPATQTVMLQLLHGNHQQYDDWPPHQVLLGHSGRVNCLLYPHGAAPRYDRTHLVSGSVDFAVCLWDLYAGTLIHRFCVHAGEITQLMVPPDNCNPRIQKCVCSVASDHSVTLLSLAERKCVVLASRHLFPVVTIKWRPLDDFMIVGCSDGAVYVWQMETGHLDRVLHGIIAEEVLYACDENTIAAAGGSAAGGELGLANPAVHFFRGLRHRNLSAIRHATQRGLHQLQQLHGGHGPDHGNQIKAKGSPLMIQGFRSNPKDPESHILFFDIEALIVQLLSDEYGAMSPGSLEAQGLISAAEYQKVAALTQSASPDAHKKIVDFFGRVKDKAGDVERILKEKDRHGILAKMKEGAENVHTKLQAKAESVGLKPSTFDGKGENWNNSDVAKNSLKRNGAFSEPNATMEVAQLLLSLLHAWGMDPDLDRVCEGKLGLLRPMVPVSFGVLSKGGYMSLLLPTWQTHLEPVGEPTTQLEQRLPAELVRQERLTRAFTARAHWELSTTLTSNHLLAVIALANTLMSMNNATFVPEQERNRKMHRPGNRAAVNWNKTEEENEEMYTVQQAQIKQGWSLLATLHCVLLPDKVAAQGGAKTFKRPQVEMMARRWQHQCVEIREAAQALLLAELGRMGSKGRKALVDNWSQYLPMYSTQEPIAPQPQNQNSPAPGSPVPQSESQPEEEDEEEELAEEMSIARKPSSVAELKRKQTTAVVLLGVIGAEFGQDVTTTNQRRDNEQRRKSSIVEGFGIGNNNLARHTSMALTHLLHAPHSPKLPLHTPLRRAAIDLIGRGFTVWEPYLDVSKVLLGLLEMCCDADKLVPSLTYGLPLTPQADTCRTARHALTLIATARPAAFITTMAREVARFNTLQQNAQTLNVNLGASVLTRAKPEILRIVEQLIDKMQSEMSDLLVEVMDIILHCLDPGHLKMKPLNEVFPAVCRFNQVSHCPATRRIAVGGRGGQLALYELRGNVKCQTVPAHSAPVTALAFSPEGKFLVSYSCSENKLCFWQQTSSGMFGLGNSQTRCVKSYSTAPINDVARLNPMRLARLIWINNRTVTLMLADGSETRFNV; via the exons ATGGATCCATTCAGTTTGGAAGTGCTGTTTACCCTGAGTTCTCGCGTCAATCCAGATTGGATTAGCGCCTTGCACGTTTTACGGCCGGCCAAACGGAAAG ACGATGTCGTACTGGCTCTGACGACCACGGGCACAGTTAAAGTGTGGACACTTCTGGGACACGAGAATCGAAACAGCGAACCTCTGTATGAGCATGAAAGCAAGCAGATTCGATGCTTGAATGCACTCGCGATGACTTGTTGTCCTTATAATCAAAGAACGGTGCTCATTGTATGCTCCAAGTATTGGCAG atattcgACGCTGGTGATTTCTCGGTTCTTTGCTCGGTAACAGCTCCTCGAGGCGAACGTTGGATGGCAGGTGACTTTCTAGCTGCTGACAGAGTCATTTTGTGGAGCGACGAAGGTCATGGATATCTGTACAAACTTCCAGCAAA TAGCGTCGCGGACAACAAGAACTTTCACAGCGCTAGTGCCGAATACGATCAGCCGTATTTGTATTGTACGTTAACACAACCCGGAGATAag ccTCTTTCATGTCCACCGGCTATGCGATTGGTGACCGTACAGCGTCAAAACAAAACTTTGAAATACTTGTTACGTGGAGACAGTGAGGGTGTCGTTATTCTCTGGACGGTGCCAGAAATGACGACGCAACAGCTCGTCCAGATATCTCAAAATGACGGATCCACACCGCCAGCATTGCCGCCGACCGTAAAGACGAGTCTCACCGCTGCTTGGGACGCGATGAAGCCACCTCCCGTGGGAATACTTGACCAATTAGACTCCGGCGACGGTCAGGGTATCAAACTTACCGCTTGCATATACCTGCCACAGCAGAGTCGGCTGGTTGTTGGTCGCGAGGATGGTAGTATCATCATCGTACCGGCAACACAAACTGTGATGTTGCAACTACTCCATGGGAATCATCAACAGTACGatg ATTGGCCACCACATCAAGTTCTTTTGGGTCACTCCGGACGAGTAAATTGTCTGCTTTATCCTCATGGTGCAGCGCCTCGTTATGATCGTACTCATCTTGTTTCTGGTTCTGTGGACTTTGCCGTCTGTCTCTGGGATTTATATGCTGGCACACTGATCCACCGATTTTGCGTTCACGCCGGCGAAATCACGCAATTAATGGTGCCGCCCGATAATTGCAAT cCCAGGATACAGAAATGCGTATGTAGTGTTGCATCAGATCACAGCGTTACATTACTCTCATTGGCTGAGAGGAAATGCGTTGTGCTTGCTTCGCGGCATCTTTTCCCGGTTGTAACTATCAAATGGAGACCGTTGGACGATTTTATGATAGTTGGATGCTCGGATGGTGCCGTGTACGTTTGGCAAATGGAAACTGGTCATTTGGATCGCGTATTGCACG gCATTATCGCGGAAGAAGTGCTCTACGCATGTGACGAGAACACCATAGCGGCGGCCGGCGGATCCGCCGCCGGTGGTGAACTAGGACTTGCCAATCCTGCCGTGCATTTCTTTAG GGGTTTGCGTCACCGAAATCTGTCGGCGATCAGACACGCGACGCAAAGAGGACTACACCAGTTGCAACAGCTTCATGGTGGTCATGGTCCTGATCATGGGAATCAGATAAAAGCCAAAGGTTCCCCACTGATGATTCAAGGCTTCAGGAGTAATCCGAAGGATCCAGAGagtcatattttattctttgatatAGAAGCGTTGATAG TGCAATTGTTAAGTGACGAATACGGTGCCATGTCACCTGGTTCTTTAGAAGCGCAGGGACTTATCTCCGCCGCCGAATATCAGAAAGTTGCAGCGCTCACTCAATCAGCCAGCCCCGATGCGCATAAGAAAATTGTTG ACTTTTTCGGTCGCGTCAAGGATAAAGCAGGCGATGTTGAGCGAATATTAAAGGAGAAGGATCGTCACG GTATATTGGCTAAGATGAAGGAAGGTGCGGAGAATGTGCATACTAAATTACAGGCCAAAGCGGAAAGCGTCGGCCTCAAGCCGTCGACATTTGACGGCAAAG GCGAAAATTGGAATAATAGCGACGTGGCGAAGAACAGTTTGAAACGGAACGGTGCGTTTAGTGAACCAAATGCGACAATGGAAGTAGCGCAATTACTTTTGAGCCTTTTGCACGCCTGGGGTATGGATCCAGACTTGGATCGGGTTTGCGAAGGAAAACTGGGTCTATTACGGCCTATGGTTCCTGTCTCATTTGGAGTACTATCCAAGGGAG GTTACATGTCATTGTTATTACCAACTTGGCAAACACATCTTGAACCAGTCGGTGAACCTACAACTCAATTGGAGCAACGCTTACCAGCTGAACTAGTTAGACAAGAGAGGCTCACTAGAGCATTTACGGCAAGAGCACATTGGGAATTATCGACTACTTTAACAAGTAATCATTTATTAGCGGTAATTGCTTTAGCAAATACCTTAATGTCAATGAACAACGCAACATTTGTACCTGAGCAAGAACGAAATCGCAAGATGCAcag gcCGGGTAATAGAGCCGCGGTGAACTGGAATAAAACAGAAGaggaaaatgaagaaatgtaCACAGTACAGCAGGCCCAAATCAAGCAGGGTTGGTCCCTTCTGGCTACATTACACTGTGTATTGTTGCCTGACAAAGTTGCAGCGCAGGGTGGCGCAAAGACTTTCAAACGGCCACAAGTAGAGATGATGGCACGAAGATGGCAACATCAGTGTGTGGAG aTTCGAGAAGCAGCGCAGGCTTTATTGCTCGCCGAGCTGGGTCGGATGGGCTCAAAGGGTCGCAAAGCACTTGTTGATAACTGGTCGCAATATTTGCCGATGTATAGTACTCAAGAACCCATCGCTCCGCAACCGCAGAATCAAAACTCGCCGGCACCCGGAAGTCCGGTGCCGCAGTCTGAATCACAACCTGAAGAAGAGGACGAAGAAGAAGAGTTAGCTGAAG AGATGAGTATAGCTAGGAAACCATCGAGCGTGGCGGAACTGAAACGAAAGCAAACCACGGCTGTTGTGCTGTTAGGCGTAATAGGTGCTGAATTTGGTCAAGATGTAACCACAACGAACCAAAGAAGAGACAACGAACAGAGACGAAAGAGCTCGATTGTGGAAGGCTTTGGCAtaggaaataataatcttgcCAGGCATACCAGTATGGCGCTTACTCATCTATTGCACGCACCTCATTCTCCAAAACTTCCATTGCATACGCCACTACGAAGAGCCGCGATCGATCTTATTGGTAGAGGATTCACTGTCTGGGAACCCTATCTCGATGTATCAAAG GTTCTATTAGGCCTACTGGAAATGTGTTGCGACGCAGACAAGTTAGTGCCGAGTTTGACATATGGCCTTCCTCTGACGCCACAAGCCGACACTTGTCGTACAGCGCGTCATGCTTTGACATTGATTGCTACTGCCAGGCCAGCTGCCTTCATCACTACGATGGCTCGTGAAGTAGCTAGATTTAACACTCTTCAACAGAATGCTCAGACTTTAAATGTTAATCTGGGTGCGAGTGTCTTGACTAGAGCAAAACCAGAGATTCTCAGGATTGTTGAGCAACTGATTGATAAAATGCAGAGCGAGATGAGTGATCTTCTTGTTGAG GTCATGGATATTATTCTACATTGTCTTGATCCAGGTCATCTAAAAATGAAACCTTTGAATGAAGTATTTCCGGCAGTGTGTAGATTTAATCAG gtCAGTCATTGTCCGGCAACACGCAGGATAGCAGTTGGAGGTCGCGGTGGTCAGCTAGCATTATATGAATTGCGAGGTAACGTCAAATGTCAAACAGTTCCGGCACATTCGGCGCCGGTTACTGCATTGGCATTTTCACCAGAAGGAAAGTTTCTCGTCAGTTATTCCTGTTCCGAGAACAAACTCTGTTTCTGGCAG CAAACCAGCAGTGGCATGTTCGGCCTGGGTAACTCGCAGACTCGTTGTGTGAAGTCTTACAGTACAGCGCCCATCAATGATGTGGCCCGATTGAACCCTATGCGCTTGGCACGGCTAATCTGGATCAACAATCGTACGGTCACTTTAATGCTCGCTGATGGCTCGGAGACACGTTTCAACGTTTGA